A DNA window from Etheostoma spectabile isolate EspeVRDwgs_2016 chromosome 22, UIUC_Espe_1.0, whole genome shotgun sequence contains the following coding sequences:
- the atp6v1ab gene encoding V-type proton ATPase catalytic subunit A yields MDMSKLPKIRDEERESEFGFVHGVSGPVVTATAMAGAAMYELVRVGHSELVGEIIRLEGDMATIQVYEETSGVSVGDPVLRTGKPLSVELGPGIMGSIFDGIQRPLKDINDITQSIYIPRGVNIGALNRDLKWEFSPGKSLRVGSHITGGDIYGMVYENSLIKHKIMLPPRNRGTVTYVAPPGNYDVSDVVMELEFEGVKEKFTMVQVWPVRQVRPVTEKLQANHPLLTGQRVLDALFPCVQGGTTAIPGAFGCGKTVISQSLSKYSNSDVIVYVGCGERGNEMSEVLRDFPELTMEVDGKTESIMKRTALVANTSNMPVAAREASIYTGITLSEYFRDMGYNVSMMADSTSRWAEALREISGRLAEMPADSGYPAYLGARLASFYERAGRVKCLGNPEREGSVSIVGAVSPPGGDFSDPVTSATLGIVQVFWGLDKKLAQRKHFPSVNWLISYSKYTRALDEYYDKHFPEFVPLRTKAKEILQEEEDLAEIVQLVGKASLAETDKITLEVAKLIKDDFLQQNGYTPYDRFCPFYKTVGILSNMISFYDMARHAVETTAQSDNKITWAMIKEHMGEILYRISSMKFKDPVKEGEAKIKAEYAQLVEDMQNAFRTLEE; encoded by the exons ATGGACATGTCCAAGCTGCCCAAGATCAGGGAtgaggagagggagagcgagTTTGGATTTGTTCATGGAGTCTCTGGACCAG TGGTGACAGCTACGGCCATGGCAGGAGCAGCTATGTATGAGCTGGTTCGTGTCGGCCACAGTGAGCTGGTGGGAGAGATTATCAGGCTGGAGGGAGACATGGCCACCATCCAGGTCTACGAGGAGACAT CCGGCGTGTCTGTTGGAGATCCTGTGCTGCGGACAGGAAAACCTCTCTCTGTGGAGTTGGGTCCAGGAATCATGGGGTCCATCTTTGATGGTATCCAGCGACCACTTAAGGACATCAATGACATCACACAAAGCATCTACATCCCCAGAGGTGTGAACATCGGAGCCCTCAACCGAGACCTCAAGTGGGAGTTTTCTCCCGGCAAGAGCCTGCGG GTTGGCAGTCACATCACAGGAGGAGACATCTATGGCATGGTGTACGAGAACTCCCTCATCAAGCACAAGATCATGCTGCCTCCTAGAAACAGAGGCACCGTTACCTACGTGGCTCCGCCTGGAAACTACGACGTCTCC GACGTGGTGATGGAACTGGAGTTTGAGGGGGTGAAGGAGAAGTTCACCATGGTGCAGGTGTGGCCGGTTCGACAAGTACGACCCGTCACAGAGAAGCTGCAGGCAAATCACCCGCTGCTGACAGGACAGAGAGTGTTGGACGCCCTTTTCCC ATGTGTGCAGGGAGGAACCACTGCCATCCCAGGAGCCTTTGGCTGTGGAAAGACTGTCATCTCTCAGTCCCTGTCCAAGTACTCCAACAGTGATGTCATTGTCTACGTAGGCTGCGGGGAGCGTGGTAACGAGATGTCAGAAGTACTGCGAGACTTCCCCGAG CTGACCATGGAGGTGGACGGGAAGAcggagagcatcatgaagagaACAGCTCTGGTGGCTAACACCTCTAACATGCCTGTAGCTGCCAGAGAAGCCTCCATTTATACAG GAATCACGCTGTCTGAGTACTTCAGAGACATGGGATACAACGTGAGCATGATGGCCGACTCAACCTCCCGTTGGGCCGAGGCTCTCAGGGAGATTTCTGGCCGTCTGGCTGAGATGCCTGCTG ACAGTGGTTATCCTGCCTACCTGGGCGCCCGTCTCGCCTCCTTCTATGAGCGTGCTGGAAGGGTGAAGTGTCTGGGCAACCCCGAGAGGGAGGGCAGCGTCAGTATTGTCGGAGC TGTATCACCCCCTGGTGGTGATTTCTCAGACCCTGTCACTTCAGCCACCCTTGGTATTGTACAG GTGTTCTGGGGTCTGGATAAGAAGCTGGCTCAGAGGAAGCACTTTCCCTCAGTGAACTGGCTGATCAGCTACAGCAAATACACTCGTGCTCTGGATGAGTATTATGACAAGCATTTCCCCGAGTTTGTGCCCCTCCGTACCAAGGCCAAGGAGATcctgcaggaggaggaggacctgGCTGAGATTGTGCAGCTTGTCGGAAAG gcaTCACTGGCAGAAACAGATAAAATCACCCTGGAGGTGGCCAaactgatcaaagatgacttcCTGCAGCAGAACGGTTACACGCCTTATGACAG ATTCTGTCCCTTCTATAAGACAGTGGGCATCCTCTCCAACATGATCTCTTTCTACGACATGGCGAGGCACGCAGTGGAGACCACAGCTCAGAGCGACAACAAGATCACTTGGGCCATGATCAAGGAGCACATGGGAGAAATCCTTTACAGGATCAGCTCAATGaaattca AGGACCCGGTGAAGGAAGGCGAGGCTAAGATCAAGGCTGAATATGCTCAGCTGGTGGAGGACATGCAGAACGCCTTCCGTACATTGGAAGAATAA